The nucleotide sequence AGGACCGGAGCATTATGGGGTGAGAGCCAGCAATAGTCCACGATGCTGTACTGCATGTAGCCCAGAAAAAAGCCAAAAACCACGTCGGTGACATTGTGCCGCCCCAGCATGACCCTGGAGAGGCCCAAGACGAAGGCCCACAGAACCACCAGCACCCTCAGTGGAATGGCCAGTACCAGGTGGTTCAGGATGAACCTCGACATCAGGGCAGCCCTTGTGGCATGGCCCGACGGGAAGGAGTACTTGTCCACCGAGAGAGTGACAAACATGTCCATCTGGTTGTGGGCCGGGCGGCGCCTGCGGACCAGCCCTTTGATCAAGGCCACCAGCAGCAGGTCCAACAGCAGGGCGAAGAGCAGGTTCATCAGCACCTCGCGCCCGGCCCAGCTGTCGCTCCTGCACAGGCAGTAGAGGGTGCCCAGCAGCCAGGGGATGCCATGTCCCGAGATCTCCAGCAGCTTCATAAGGGGTCGCACGCTGCCCCACGACGAGCTCTCTCCCGCGCACACCCCCAACTTCTTGGACAGCCACAGGTCGATGGCCAGCAGGGAGCGCAGGGCTATGCCCAGGAAGGACGGATTCAAGTCCATGCGGTCCTCCTCGGGCAGCGGAGGCGGGGGCGCCTGGGAGGGGCCCGCCGCGGCCAGGGGGAAGGAGCCGCGGCGGTGCACTGGGCTCTCCGAGGCACGGAGCCGGGCGCAGGTGGGGTCCACGCCGGTAGCGCGGCTGCTGAGCAGGGACTGGAACTCAAACCTgctgccgccgccaccgccgccatgGGCTGGGCTGccggggctgctgctgctgctgctcgaAGCGGAGACGCCCAGCGGCCGTCCCTCGACG is from Macaca mulatta isolate MMU2019108-1 chromosome 15, T2T-MMU8v2.0, whole genome shotgun sequence and encodes:
- the PLPP6 gene encoding polyisoprenoid diphosphate/phosphate phosphohydrolase PLPP6, giving the protein MPSPRRSVEGRPLGVSASSSSSSSPGSPAHGGGGGGSRFEFQSLLSSRATGVDPTCARLRASESPVHRRGSFPLAAAGPSQAPPPPLPEEDRMDLNPSFLGIALRSLLAIDLWLSKKLGVCAGESSSWGSVRPLMKLLEISGHGIPWLLGTLYCLCRSDSWAGREVLMNLLFALLLDLLLVALIKGLVRRRRPAHNQMDMFVTLSVDKYSFPSGHATRAALMSRFILNHLVLAIPLRVLVVLWAFVLGLSRVMLGRHNVTDVVFGFFLGYMQYSIVDYCWLSPHNAPVLFLLWSQR